The Rhododendron vialii isolate Sample 1 chromosome 3a, ASM3025357v1 nucleotide sequence CGCTGATTTTGTCCACCTCCACAAGATGTATTCATTAGGCAAATCTTCTATTTGCATTCTAGAAAAGTAAGCCAAGATGTGCCGACAAGGAATTCCGGCACACTCAAACATCTTACAACTACAACGGACATGGTTTGACGACTTATCTACCACAACTTCATGAACCCTCGAACCACTCCCCTTTATCCTATGAACGGCATACACAACCCGATGTTCGTCCTCATTTGTTGCCATCACTTTATAAGCAGTATTTTGAAAGAGCTCATCTTGAAACATGTAAAATATCTCAAATGTATACAATTCACTCATTGTCGACTCCATGGGGTACATAGATTTCAAGTTGGGCCTCTCATTGATGTCTTTATGATCCCTATCCAACTCATTATGGCGTATACGTGCAAGTGCCCTCCCAAAACGCGTCACAAAGTCCAACAATGAATTTTCTTTAGACACATACCTCTTGAAGAATGAATGAGTAATTTCGGCTCtttgactactagtcatgtgggCAGAAAAAATGTGTCTCACGTATGCAGGAACCCATCTCTCACGAATTTCGTACAAGTTTTGTAACCAATCATTGCCGGATAAGTTAGCTTTATTTATCACCTCTACCCATCCAGCCTCGAATTGTTCAGGGGTCTCGGAATTCCATATACAATTCTTAAACTCCTCATAATATTCTTTGTAGGACAACGCACTTAATTTTTCTGAAAACTTATTCGTAATGTGCCACATGCAATACCTATGATGCGTATTCGGAAGAGCAATACCAATTGCTTTTGTCATTGCGGGATCCTGatcagttatgatcattttgggAGGGCCTGCGGgcattgctttcaaccattCCTTGAAAAGCCACTCAAAAGTCTCAGCTGTTTCATCACATAAAAATGCACACCCAAAAAGAGTAGTCTGCCTATGGTGATTAACCCCTAAAATCGGTGCGAAAATCATAGAATAACGGTTAGTGTTATACGTAGTATCAAACACCACAACGTCCCCAAAATACTGGTATGACTTTCTAGCGGTTGCATCTGCCCAAAAACAATTTGTCATCCTCCCCTCATCATCTTTCTCTATTGTATAAGTAAAACCGTCATTCTTTACTTTTTCAGTctcaaagtactcgtacaacaTATTGGCGTCATGTCCGTCTACCGTTTTCTTCATATCCCTTTTATAATTATAAAGATCTTGTTGTGAGCATCCAACATTTTGAAGACCTCCCGATTCCAACTCAAATAGAGTCATTTGTTGACATGTTGGCACATTTGCTGCTGAAAGTTGTTCTATTAAAGCTTTTTTGGCAGCGGACACTTTGCGATGGGATCGGAGCAAATGCACCCTTCTCGGAGACGTAAGTGCGTGATTATGACTTTCGAAAAATTGGGAGACAACGTACTTTTCCCCCTTCCTCACAACAGCTAATTTTGCACGACAATTCTCTCTAGTTAGCCCCCGACGCCGTTTCTTTGGTTGAGTACTTTTTTGGACCCTCAACCCTTGTTTGAAACAACAAAACTCCTTCCTAACGATTACATGGTCTGAATTCTTTCTACTAGTATGTGCTCGGGTACTAAATCCACCTTCTTTACCATAACGGTTGTAAAATTTCCGAACGTTCTCTAAACTGTCAAACTCTTGGTTAATTTTTGGTATGAGCTCATTCTTGACTTGGGGAGTGTAAAGTAATTGTGAAGAATTAGCAGATGACAGCACACTACAATCCAAGAGACAAAATAATAACAATTGATCAATTTCGTATAATTTTTTAACCCTAATTTTTTAACCCAAcgacagagggagagagacagacCTTGGTTGGTGGACGGTCGGTGGTGGTATGacactttcttcttcttgtcgaTTGCTCTCCATATCTAgtcggggaaaaaaaatataaatgaaccttctttcttttcaaacttgttcaacacaataaaatacaacacgcacaggaaaaaaataaaacaatttcaaatccaataaaaaaatctgattttttcaaACATATGAAGTAGTTTCGAAATCTAGTAGATTTTGTAAGTTCTCAACAACTTCAGATAGAGTTAATTTTTGCACCAGTGCTGCAACTTCATATGTTTCAGAAAATGGTTCATAGTCAACTTAAGCATAACACTTTTTAGGATCATCTATCTACCATAAAGAACCCTGCACTTCTTTCTTTCAAACTGATTTAACACAATAAaatacaacacacacacacacacagagaaacgggaaaaaaaaaaaacaccagattttcggaaaaaaaaaacaccagattttcgaaaaaaaaaaaaaaaaccagattttcgaaaaaaaaaacccctaaaaatTGGGGGTTGAACAAATtgattgagaaagagagagatacctcGAAGAAGGTCGGGTCTTCGTCTTCACTACTGTACCCACGTTCGATTTGCTCTTCGTTCGGATCTGCGAAAAAAGACATACAgagggtcattttttttgcgttGAGTTACGAACGAAAGGGGGAAgacggggggagagagagagagagagagagagagatacctggaGTGATCCGTTGTTCTTCGTTCTTCGATCTCCGTTCTTCGATCCGTTCTTCGATCCGTTCTTCGTTCTTCGTTTCTGAATcgcctctcttttttctctcttctttcaaaCGAGTAGAATGAGGCGTACTGTAGAAGTTTGGGGGGTTATGACCCGTGTGTGGTTTCCGGATGACCCGCGTGTGGATATTACCCGACCCATTCCTCATTTTACCCGCGAGATGCCATTTTAAAATCAGGGCCGTgggatctcatccaacggccAGAAGAGGACGTCCGCAAGTTATGATTTGTGAGGACGCCCTTATTAGAATtgtagtgtatatatatatatatacacacacatatatggttatctatgagaaaaaaataaatagttttagGTCTAGGTAGTCTTAAGTCTATTTGGAAGAGAAAAAGTCATGGGGAGTTTTCAAGTGACTACTCAATGGAGGaaatttcctagaaagtgtacTTATGCAAGTATAGGCTTATATAGGCATGCTAACATAGCTTatgaagtacatatatacatatatatgagtatatatgtgtgtctaggaaagtaactctaGGATAATTAGGTTTTAAGGCTATAccttaggtttgcatgcatgacatGCATAAAGATGGCCACCTTTGGAAGCAACATGATGGCTATGACTTGTCTAGTcaaagttatatatatatatatatatatatattggcaagtcaaatggccaataaccaagggataataatttttctagcatttattaaccaatggttaaaaaGGTAAATGATGGTAGATATGGGTTTGAATGACCattcatggggtataatgattacccctaaaggtctaagggttcaattaggttTGGGAGAGGTTCATAAGGTTAAAAaagtccaattagggttagggacatgtaactaggtgaattggtagcccggttcctccaactaatcggttggaaactaactttaTTAGCCATGTAGGGTGTTTAAtcaagaattgaatttttaaaggactaaaatctaattatgatggattataagaattaaaaagaaatattaaaagtaaTATCGAGTAATTATAaagaaataatgaaatttttattcattaaaaattagagtcgttACAAAAACAGTAGGTATAGATCCTTGTTTGCAGCTTATTGTGGTTGAACTATCACATTTAGACTATTCGTGCCACCCCTTTTGAGTGCCGTCCTGTCTATGTTTTCCCATTTTCATGTCACTTATTAGTGAACTTAAACTTTCAATGCCTTTTATCATATCAGGAAGAAAAAGACTGCGAGGATGCTTTTGAAGATTAAGAAAACAAGAGGAAAGGAGTCAGAGACTCAGAAAGAGGTAAGATGAGACATATGTACTATATTAAAATATGGTGAGTTAATTTCTAATGTGCTTGAAAGTTATTTTGACCTTATGTGATAATTATAAATTATATTAGGCACCCTATCATTTATATATAGCTTTATGGGTAGTTGTTATGGCATTTGAATGAGCATTTCCTTTTGTCatcattaaaaaaagaaaagagttggCATGTTAGGAGAGTacttactcaaaaaaaaattcagtaggTGACAATTGGTGGAATGGATCTTATTTATTGCAAACTTTTTTTGCGTAAATGCAACGGCAAacttggagctaattttttttggatattttatttCCCGTGGCACGATCTTCATGGATAATTTGAATTTATGTTAGCTTTCAGATTTTTCGTTTGAGTTTAATGCAGTTGTTCTGAAGAATCTGAACGGCCTCTGTCCTTCGAGCGTTACGTGCAATATTTTACCTATGATGTGTATAGCTTAAAATTCGAAACGCTTTTCAAGTGAATGTTCGTTTTTTTGTCGTTTACCGACCAACTAAAAAGAATATTCAGTTATTACTATGAAATATTCATTGCTGATTCAGGACTTCTAGTATGGTTGATTGTCTTCCAGATTTGCTGACATTCTTAACAACATTAGTACATTTGGTAAGAGGTTTTATTTTGTTCCCTGTATCGTTCGTTCACTGTATATCGAACTTTCTTGGATTGTCAGCCGCTTTCCTTCTATAtggtgtatttatttatgtctTGTTCtctttataattcaaaaaaaaatttcaaaaaatttctcataaattCTCTCTACTTCCAatatttctctctatctttctccacttattatccttattatttttcaaaaaaaaattcaaacaccaatccaaacaaaatattaatTTGTTGTTTATTTGATGGGAATACGGAGATTATTTAACAAGAGGAACCaaaatcaaattacaaaaaaatcaaagagca carries:
- the LOC131318986 gene encoding protein FAR1-RELATED SEQUENCE 5-like; its protein translation is MTLFELESGGLQNVGCSQQDLYNYKRDMKKTVDGHDANMLYEYFETEKVKNDGFTYTIEKDDEGRMTNCFWADATARKSYQYFGDVVVFDTTYNTNRYSMIFAPILGVNHHRQTTLFGCAFLCDETAETFEWLFKEWLKAMPAGPPKMIITDQDPAMTKAIGIALPNTHHRYCMWHITNKFSEKLSALSYKEYYEEFKNCIWNSETPEQFEAGWVEVINKANLSGNDWLQNLYEIRERWVPAYVRHIFSAHMTSSQRAEITHSFFKRYVSKENSLLDFVTRFGRALARIRHNELDRDHKDINERPNLKSMYPMESTMSELYTFEIFYMFQDELFQNTAYKVMATNEDEHRVVYAVHRIKGSGSRVHEVVVDKSSNHVRCSCKMFECAGIPCRHILAYFSRMQIEDLPNEYILWRWTKSAKAMRVRDDLSSGMKQICDTPLLERRNRLFQLASTLIDEAVVSEDGTQFVEELLSSGQKKLCDMKKVSEDGEGSAIQVSIICDHGLKEPLQVRAKGCGKRLKGGKKKAAKKARRCHGCGLTGQSHDKRNCPKLLSTSSQNAELNDEDDDDEDDDDA